The nucleotide sequence CAACAACGGACTTTCACCCTCTAAGATTTCGCCATCAGCTTCACGGATCTTGAGATATTGCTGTATCCACATCTGGGCATCGAGATCGATCGGGACGTAGCCCTTACTATCAGCCTTAGAAGCTCGAATATAGACTTTCTCTATTTCAAAATCAGATACATTCAGTGCACTGGCTTCACTTGCCCGTAGACCATGAGATAACAAACTAATCAAAGCCATATTCCGCTCCGGGAATTTCAGGGCTATGGCTGCTTGGTAAATCTTTTCTACCTGCTGGGCCGTCAAAGCCCGTGCTTCCGGTTCGGGAATCTTGGGTAATTCGATCGCTAATGTTGGATTATCTGACACATATCGCACTCGATACAGCCATGCATAGAACGTTTGCAGAGTGCCCAAAATCCGCCTCACAGAAGCATCAGAACGGATTCTTTGACCATCGATATGTTTTTCCATTAAATGGCTCTTGAACTGCGCAATCTGACGCGGTGTGATGTCAGCCCAGTTTTGTTCAGTCCATTGGAGAAAGTAACTTAAGTCATGACGATAGGCTTTTTCTGTATTGGGTGCGAGCGATCGTGCTTGGAAAAACTCATCAATCCTTGTTTGACGGAGTTGCGGGACTGCGACCGCCGGTTGAGCAACTTGCTTACCCTGAAGCGGAATCAATACTGGGTCTGGAACAGCACGAATGGGTTTCATAGGTCAGGAAA is from Romeriopsis navalis LEGE 11480 and encodes:
- a CDS encoding tyrosine-type recombinase/integrase, whose product is MKPIRAVPDPVLIPLQGKQVAQPAVAVPQLRQTRIDEFFQARSLAPNTEKAYRHDLSYFLQWTEQNWADITPRQIAQFKSHLMEKHIDGQRIRSDASVRRILGTLQTFYAWLYRVRYVSDNPTLAIELPKIPEPEARALTAQQVEKIYQAAIALKFPERNMALISLLSHGLRASEASALNVSDFEIEKVYIRASKADSKGYVPIDLDAQMWIQQYLKIREADGEILEGESPLLLSHSPRNAGTRMSYNAIRKLMDKISAQAGFKVTSHQFRHTFGTEMVLSGMNPYHVRTLMRQKSEQTFRRYAKAADYIAAEQAFRQHRK